In Candidatus Zixiibacteriota bacterium, the DNA window CAAATCTCCCAAGCGGAAATTATTCTGTAAAAGTCACAGCGCAAAATTACTATGACACCACTGTTGTTGGTGTTTCACTGAGTGCGCCATCGCCGTCCGATATTAGCATAAACATGACAGCCCAGCCCCAGCAGTGCGATGATTTTGCCGATGGCGATATCAGCAACTGGTTAAACGTTAGTGGAGCCTGGTCAGCTACTGGTGGAATCCTCAAAGGGAACAGTGACTTGCTCGATGCAGTGCTTTTGTCATCGTTTGGAAATTATTCGAGCGGTGATATAACCTCGAAAATTCGAATCTTTACAAATTTTACTGATAAGAAGGCCCGAATTGTCTTTGGGTATATCGACGCCAATAACTACCGCTTTATTGAGGGGGACGACTACAACGACCGCTGGAGAATTGTCGAGCGGGTAGGTGGTGTCAACACTATCCAACTCAGTGTCCTGTCGCCAATCAACTCTACTGCGTGGCACTCGATCCGTGTGACACTTTTGCCCAACGGTCTTGCAACCCTCGTAGTCGGAAGCTCGACAATTGGCTCGTATAAATTTGCATCGGCTGTCTCTGGACGAGTCGGCTGCGGTTATAGTCGATCCAATTGTGATTTCGATGATTTCTGCATGACCGGGCCTAATTCAGGCAGCGCCACGACAGCCGGCACGCTGGCATTGATATCAGACGACCTTGTCCCGGCCGAATATTCGCTCTCGCAGAATTACCCGAATCCATTTAATCCATCAACCCAGATTTCCTTCACGCTTCCTTCTGCGGCTCCGGTTACTTTGAGAGTGTACAATATCCTCGGCGAGATGGTAATTGAACTTGTCGATGAACAGATGACGGCGGGGCCGCATACAGTCGAATGGAATGGCGCGAACAGGCATGGCCAGCGGGTGGCATCGGGTGTCTATATCTATCTGCTCCAATCCGGTTCATATCACGACAGCAAGAAGATGCTGTTGCTGAAGTAGGGGCAATTCCAAAAAAACAAGATCACACCGTTCCGACGAATGTCGGGACGGTGGGGACAGAATAGAGAAAAGATGGCCCCCAGTTTTCTCTGGGGAGACATTACAAAGAGTCACTCCAATATTCGTAGGTCAGTCCGCCGCCTGCCCGCTGTGGCGGGGCGGATGCCTGACACTCGTTCTTTGAACTTCGTGTGGGACGTCTCGGTCGCGCACCAAAAATAAAACGAACCTCACCGCAGCAGACGAGCATGAGATTGCCACGCCTCGCAATGACCGGGCCGAGATCCATCTTCTCCATTGTCATACCCCGCGGAAGCGGGGTATCCAGGGTATATAGTCGTGCAGTCCGCCGAGGCGGACTGACGTCCTTAACCTCCCCCTCCCCTCAAAACTTAGCCCATCGCGGCACACGCGGGAAGGCAATCACATCCCGGATATTTCCCATCCCCGTGATATACATCAGCGCACGCTCGAAGCCCAAACCAAATCCCGCATGCGGCACACTCCCATACCTGCGAATATCCAAATACCAGTAATAATTCTCGACATCATTGATGCCATGCTTTTTCATCCGCGCCACAAGATAGTCGAGGCGTTCTTCGCGCTGTGAGCCGCCGATAATCTCGCCGACTTTTGGGACCAAAACATCCATCGCGCGGACAGTTTTGCCGTCTTCGTTCATCCGCATATAAAATGCCTTTATCTCTTCGGGATAATCAAAGACGATAACAGGTTTCTTGAACACTTTCTCTGTAAGGTAGCGCTCATGCTCCGACTGCATGTCCAGTCCCCATTTAACCGGATAATCAAAAGGCTCTTTGGATTGCTCAAGCAGTCGGATGGCCTCGGTATACGAACACCGTTCGAACTCGGCATTGATCACGGCTTCGAGTGTCTGACGCACTTCTTTGTCAACCCATGTCCCAAAAAATTCCATTTCATCGGCGCATTTTTCCAATGCGTAGCGAAGCAGAAATT includes these proteins:
- a CDS encoding carboxypeptidase regulatory-like domain-containing protein; the encoded protein is TTNIAVIMRAVPTEPVADAYEPNNSLPELVAKPLGAYNSANLGPCGPLKVITNLSIHSTSADYYMFTTNSVGGPSDFVRIAFTHSQGDLDMTLLAVNNSILGKSDGTTNTETISLNGRAKGMYVLRIYGYNGAKSPNYTLTIDPPGNQTPSITTLTPLAGNLNILRGVGNFRVYWSHSDPETDKCWVSVFVNSSPTLDGNQILLTASQNTDASLGSYLINSTDLALGTYWVYTQVTDAGTTAGSWSAGTVSFVSDVPTATLTGTVTGLSSLALVNASVSLVNPPQSALTDSAGRFSFTNLPSGNYSVKVTAQNYYDTTVVGVSLSAPSPSDISINMTAQPQQCDDFADGDISNWLNVSGAWSATGGILKGNSDLLDAVLLSSFGNYSSGDITSKIRIFTNFTDKKARIVFGYIDANNYRFIEGDDYNDRWRIVERVGGVNTIQLSVLSPINSTAWHSIRVTLLPNGLATLVVGSSTIGSYKFASAVSGRVGCGYSRSNCDFDDFCMTGPNSGSATTAGTLALISDDLVPAEYSLSQNYPNPFNPSTQISFTLPSAAPVTLRVYNILGEMVIELVDEQMTAGPHTVEWNGANRHGQRVASGVYIYLLQSGSYHDSKKMLLLK